Proteins from one Nicotiana tabacum cultivar K326 chromosome 23, ASM71507v2, whole genome shotgun sequence genomic window:
- the LOC142177250 gene encoding uncharacterized protein LOC142177250, giving the protein MDNVLIWNVRSINTQNAFHGLIKLHRKYNFYMISLMEPWQDINKLEVYRKKLGLRTALDNLNVKIWAFIDEDIELIIMLVYAKYDVIQRIELWDSLYHFASGMELPWFVGDNFNVILSKEEKYGGLPVYLREVENFAHCITHVKGKRKKLQVSRILDNNCNWFEDQGDMAKEAIEFFKAQFTEDKVPTDFDIIKHIPNVITEELNAKLWAEPTMEEVKNVVFGINRESPSGPNRFTGQFYHTCWEIICETFLNIVKAGFVKGRSIVENILLTQEIIADIGMRGKPSNIIIKLYMKKAYDRVSWIFLTKVLRRMGFGEVFIDMISSHYRAIQLIMNVLEDYEADSEQQVNKEKSSFYMHENAPPEEANTMHLITTFQRYPFPFTFLRCTIFYSRRKEFYKGITFKVQQRLHSWNDRLLSIGGRVVLIAHVLESIPIHLLSVVNPPKYVINEMHKMFARYFGAILQMEGLNIGHHGLHYACLKWKEVLDLDHFMMCLRLCPDHWCDKTIVHVGDMVIDGNWKEEVLREILPDEIAYHIMEKIAPPNCREVKDKPFWQLESKGYFSVKTV; this is encoded by the exons ATGGATAATGTACTAATTTGGAATGTGAGGTCAATTAATACTCAAAATGCTTTCCACGGGTTGATTAAACTTCATAGGAAGTACAATTTCTACATGATTAGTCTTATGGAGCCTTGGCAAGACATCAACAAATTAGAAGTATATAGGAAGAAATTGGGATTACGTACTGCCCTAGATAATCTTAATGTGAAGATCTGGGCTTTTATTGATGAAGACATTGAG TTAATTATAATGTTGGTGTATGCAAAGTATGATGTTATACAGAGAATTGAGCTTTGGGATTCTCTATACCATTTTGCTTCTGGCATGGAATTACCTTGGTTTGTGGGAGATAATTTCAATGTCATTCTTTCTAAGGAAGAAAAGTATGGAGGATTACCTGTCTATCTTagggaagttgaaaattttgCTCATTGTATA ACTCATGTCAAAGGGAAGAGGAAGAAACTGCAAGTGTCCAGAATTTTGGATAACAATTGTAATTGGTTTGAAGATCAGGGGGATATGGCTAAGGAGGCAATTGAGTTTTTCAAGGCTCAATTCACTGAAGATAAGGTGCCTACTGATTTTGACATTATCAAGCACATCCCAAACGTGATCACTGAAGAATTGAATGCTAAGCTCTGGGCAGAACCAACAATGGAGGAAGTAAAGAATGTAGTCTTTGGCATAAATAGAGAGAGTCCTAGTGGACCGAATAGGTTCACTGGTCAATTTTATCATACATGCTGGGAGATTATATGTGAAACTTTCCTAAATATTGTCAAA GCTGGATTTGTTAAAGGCAGGAGCATAGTTGAGAATATACTATTGACTCAAGAGATTATTGCTGATATAGGAATGAGGGGTAAGCCATCAAATATTATAATCAAGCTTTATATGAAAAAAGCTTATGATAGGGTTTCCTGGATATTTCTAACAAAGGTGTTGAGGCGGATGGGATTTGGTGAAGTTTTCATAGATATGAT TTCATCGCATTATAGAGCCATACAGTTAATTATGAATGTGCTAGAGGATTATGAAGCAGATTCTGAGCAGCAAGTTAATAAGGAGAAGTCTTCATTCTATATGCATGAAAATGCACCCCCTGAAGAAGCCAATACAATGCATTTGATCACAACATTTCAGAGGTATCCTTTCCCCTTTACATTCCTTAGATGCACTATTTTTTATAGTAGAAGGAAGGAGTTCTATAAGGGTATCACATTCAAGGTTCAGCAGAGACTACATTCATGGAACGACAGACTTCTATCTATTGGAGGAAGGGTTGTGTTAATTGCTCATGTGCTAGAGAGTATACCTATTCACTTACTATCAGTTGTGAACCCACCCAAATATGTTattaatgaaatgcataagatGTTTGCTAGATATTTTGGAGCAATTCTGCAAATGGAAGGGCTAAACATTGGGCATCATGGGCTACACTATGCTTGCCTAAAGTGGAAGGAGGTGCTGGATTTAGATCACTTCATGATGTGTCTAAGGCTTT GTCCTGATCATTGGTGTGATAAAACAATAGTACATGTTGGTGATATGGTGATTGATGGGAACTGGAAGGAGGAGGTATTGAGGGAGATACTGCCAGACGAAATTGCTTACCACATAATGGAGAAAATAGCACCTCCAAACTGTCGAGAAGTGAAAGATAAGCCTTTCTGGCAACTGGAATCAAAGGGCTATTTCTCAGTAAAGACTGTCTAG